The genome window TTAGTTCGCCACGCAACAGGTACTTTTCGTTGCGGGTGAAGATGTTCCACTCCAGCCATTGGTCCGTCTGTTTATTTAAAGTATAATCTGCTATCAATTTAACAGTAGAGAGGCGGGTATAAGTGCTGTCCGTTTTGCTTTGTAACTTAAAGAATCCAATCAGTGCAGCCCCGAAGCCCAGCTTGGTATCGGGAGTATAGTAGAGTACCGGAATAGGTATAATGCCTTTGGATTTTTCTGTGGATACGACTGTTGTGTCAGGCGACTGAGCTACAGCATGTACAGATGCTGCAAATAGCAGAAATATTAGCAGCAGAAGAGTGTGACAGCGCATAAAATGAAGCTTAAGGTTGAAACTGCTAATTAAGAAATTGCAATACTTTAAAACAACTTAAGACACAATAAGATACAATCTATTTTTGATAAAATACAGAATCCGCAAAAAGCAGAAACTTTTTCAGAACAGTTCAAAGTTTTAACAACAGTATCGTTATATTTGGTTAACCTAAACTAACTGAAAAAATTATACTCTCACTTTTACGCTGATCAATGAAGAAAATCTTAACCATTGCAGCCTGCCTGGCTTTAGGAGCTGGTAGTGCGATGGCGCAGGAGACCTTTCCGCGCAACGGGGTGTACGACGAGCGTCCGGGCCTGGTAGCCCTAACAAACGCTACAATTCACACCGACTATAAAACCACACTTAACAATGCCACCCTCATTATCCGGAACGGGAAAGTAGAAGCTGTGGGCACCAATGTAAAAGTACCTGCCGGTGCTGTGGTAGTTGATGCCAAAGGCAAGCATATCTATCCTGGCTTCGTGGATATGTTCACGAGCTATGGCTTGCCCGAAGTAAAGCGTGCCCAACGCAACTGGGGTTCTGCACCGCAAATGGAGTCTACCAAGCTGGGCGCCTACAACTGGAACCAAGCTATCAGGCCGGAAACCAATGCCGTTGAGCTTTTTAAAGCTGACAGAAAGCAGGCAGAAGAGCTACGTAAGCAGGGCTTCGGAACTGTGCTGGCCGTACACCGCGATGGCATTGCCCGTGGAACAGCCTCACTCGTAACACTGGCTGACAAGCGCGAAAATGAAGTGATTGTGCTCGATAAAGCTGCCGGTTCCTTGTCTTTTGATAAAGGCTCTTCTCCACAAGATTATCCAAGTTCATTGATGGGTTCGGTGGCATTGCTGCGCCAGACTTACCTGGATGCTCAGTGGAATGCCCAGAACCCGGGCCGTGAGCAGAATATCTCGCTTAAAGCCTTTACCGATGCCAACAGATTCCCGCAGATCTTTGAAGTTGAGGATAAGCTAAGTATACTTCGTGCTGATAAAGTAGGTGATGAGTTTAAAACGCAGTATATCATTAAAACAAACGGCGATGAGTACCAGATGCTGAAGGAAGTGAAGGCGACCAATGCACCACTTATCGTTTCTGTGAATTACCCGGATGCCTATAACGTGGAAGACCCATATGATGCACGCCGTGTACCATTGGAGGCCATGAAGCATTGGGAAATGGCACCAGCTAATGCCGGTATCTTAGAGAAAGCAGGTATAACGTTTGCCTTTACTGCATCTGACCTGAGAGATAAAAAAGACTTTTTACCAAACGTGCGCAAAGCCGTAAAGTATGGCCTGTCGGAAGAAGAGGCCTTAAAAGCGCTGACTGCTACACCAGCAAAACTTCTTAAAGCAGAAAACCTGGTAGGTAGCTTGGATAAAGGTAAGTTAGCCAACTTTATTATCACCTCCGATAATTTGTTTGCCAACGACAACATCATCCTGGAGAACTGGGTGCAGGGCGATCGTTACAAAATTACCGAAGTGCCTTCTGACTACAGAGGCGTTTATACCTTAAAGATTGGTGACAACACTACCAAGAAACTGAAAATTGCTGGTACACCTGATAAACCGGAGCTTTCTGTAATTGGCCAGGATACTGTTAAAGGTAAGATATCTTTCAGTGGTAACCTGGTAACCTTATCATTTACTGATAGCAAAAAGAGCAACGAAACGATACGTTTGAGCGGCTGGTTATCTGATAAAAACCTGCAGGGCGAAGGCCAGTTACCGGATGCCAGCACCGTAAAATGGTCGGCTACGTTCTCTGAAGCTATGACGCAGCAGGATAAAAAAGAAACTGCCAGGAAAGCTGAGAAAGTAGAAGTAGGTCAGATGATCTACCCGTTCCGTGCTTACGGCCAAGCAGAATTGCCAAAGCAGGAAACTATACTTATTAAAAATGCCACCGTCTGGACAAACGAGAAAGAAGGTAAGCTGGAAAATGCAGATGTGCTGATTAAGAATGGTAAGATCGCTAAAGTAGGTAAAAACCTGAGCGAATCTGGAGCCAAAGTAATAGACGGAACAGGCAAGCACGTAACCCCAGGTATCATTGATGAACACTCGCATATTGCGCTAAATGGTGTGAACGAAGGTACCCAGGCTGTAACTTCGGAAGTACGCATGCAGGATGTAGTAAACTCTGACGATATCAATATTTACCGCCAGTTAGCAGGTGGTGTTACTACCTCTCAGTTGCTGCACGGTTCTGCTAACCCGGTTGGTGGCCAGTCGGCCATTATTAAGCTGCGTTGGGGTAAAAGCCCGCAGGATCTGTTGGTTGAAAACGCAGATGGCTTTATCAAATTTGCACTTGGCGAGAACGTGAAACAGTCTAATCGTAACAATGCCAGCGAGCGCTTCCCGCAATCCAGAATGGGTGTGGAGCAGGTTTATGTAGATGCCTTTACACGTGCCAAAGAATACGAACAGGCCTGGAAAAACTATAACAAGCTTTCTAAAAGACAACAGTCTAAAACAGCAGCACCACGTCGCGACCTGGAGCTTGATGCACTGGTAGAGATCCTGAACGGCAAACGCTTTATCACCTGCCATTCTTATGTGCAGTCTGAGATCAACATGATGTTGAAAGTGGCTGACCAGATGGGCTTCAAGATCAACACATTCACACACATCCTGGAAGGTTATAAAGTAGCTGACAAAATGCAGCAACACGGCGCCGGTGGCTCAACATTCTCTGACTGGTGGGCTTATAAAATGGAAGTGAAAGATGCTATTCCGCAGAACGCCGGTATCATGAACCAACTGGGTGTGGTTACAGCTATCAACTCCGATGACGCTGAAATGGCTCGTCGCCTGAACCAGGAAGCTGCCAAAAGCGTGAAGTATACCGGCATGAGCGAAGAGGAAGCCCTGAAAATGGTAACCCTGAACCCTGCTAAACTGCTGCACCTTGATAACAGAATGGGTAGCCTGAAATCTGGTAAAGATGCCGACGTGGTACTTTGGAACAACCACCCGCTTTCTATTTATGCAAGACCTGAAAAAACCTTTGTTGATGGTGTAGCTTACTTTGATGCCGAGCGTGATGCACAGTTACAGCAGGATATTGAGAAAGAGCGCATGCGCCTGATCCAGAAAATGCTGACAGCCAAAGCCGGTGGTGCTAAAACACAAGCTCCAACTATAAAGAAGGCGAGCGTAATGCACTGCGAAGACGTGGAGCACAGCGAAGAGGAAAGCTACATAGCTTACTAAGTGTTAAATTGTTTAATGGCTAATTGCTGAAGGTTAAAAAGTTGAGTTTATAGTTATAGATCAACAATTTAACAATGCAGCAATGCAACAATTAAAATCATGAAGATCAATAAAAGATATATATCCGCTTTTGCAGCTTTAATGCTGAGCACTGCTGCGTTTGCGCAGGTGCCTGCTCCGGCTGCCAAGCAAAGCAAACCAATCCTGCTGAAAGGTGCTACACTGCACGTAGGTAACGGTACGGTAGTAGAGAATGCTGCTGTAGGTTTTGATAATGGCAAAATAATTTACGCTGGTCCGCAGAGCGGTGCAAACCTGAGTGGCTACGAGGTGGTGGACGTAACGGGACAGCACATTTATCCGGGCTTAATCCATACAAATTCCAGTCTTGGCCTGAACGAGATAGAGAGCGTGCGGGCAACTATAGACTGGCGTGAAGTAGGCGATTTTAACCCGAACGTGCGCTCAGTAGTTGCCTATAACACCGATTCAGACATTATACCTACAGTGCGTGCCAACGGTGTACTGATGACGCAGCTTGCCCCGATCGGCGGAACAATTGCCGGTTCGTCGTCGGTGATGCAACTGGATGCATGGAACTGGGAAGATGCCGTGGTTAAAGCGGATGAAGGGATACACCTGAACTGGCCAGCCATGCTGATACCAACCGGTAACAAAGAGCAGGACGACCGCCTGAACCGCATGAAAGATGGCCGTGAAGTTACGTTGCGTGAGCTTGGCCAGTTACTGAGCGATGCCGCTGTGTTCAAAGCCGGTAAAAACGACAACGAGAACCTGAAGCTGAGTGCTATGGCTGGTTTGTTTGATGGTTCTAAAAAGCTATACATCCACACCAACTATGGCAAGGAGATCATCGAATCGGTAAATTTTGTGAAGCAGCATGGCGTGAAGAATATAGTTATAGTTGGCGCAGGCGATGCGTTGGCTGTAGCTGATTTCCTGAAAGCCAATAACATTCCGGTTATCTACTCTGGTGTGCATGCCCTGCCTTCCCGTGCTGAAGAAGATGTATACCATCCATACAAAATGCCTTACCTGCTGCACAAAGCGGGTATACAGTTTGCTCTGGACTATGACCTGAGCATCCATGGTATCCGTAACCTGCCGTTTATTGCCGGTACAGCTGCTGCCTTTGGCTTAGATAAGGAGCAGGCACTGGCATCTGTTTCATTAAATGCAGCTAAGATTTTAGGTGTAGATAAACAAGTAGGTTCTGTAGAAGTGGGCAAAGATGCTACCATCGTGGTATCATCTGGCGACCTGCTGGATATGCGTACCAACAATGTTACACATGCTTTCATCCAAGGCCGTAAACTGGATCTGAACGACAAGCAAAAGTATCTCTATAAGAAGTTTGATGATAAGTATAAAGCACAGAAGAAGCAGGCACCAGCTGGTGCTACAACCTCTGCAGGTAAGTAATTTATACTTTAGCTAATAACAAAAAAGAGCTGGCAGTCTTCTGCCGGCTCTTTTTTGTATATCGCTTTTGCTTTAGATTATACGTAACGGTTATAGTTCCAGGACCTCGGAGCGTCTATGCTATGCCTTTGCTTCGTAGCAAGACGCTTGTAGGAGCTGCGCACGCTACGAGGTCTGTGATAATTTGTAGGAACAGTTCACGATCTTTCCGCTCGTGGGCTGTATCTATAGAGCTATAGCAGTGGTAGAAACAACTCCCCTCCTTAGACAAGGAGGGGTAGGGGTGGTTGGAACACAGCAACTATAATATTACAAATTTACCTTCCCACCGTCTCATCAATAGACTGAAGTATAATCTCACAGGCTTCATGTATTTGGGCCTCGGTTATAGTTAGGGGAGGAGCAATACGCATGGAGTTGTCGCAGAACAAAAACCAGTCTGTAAGAACGCCATTAAGTATAGCTTTGTCGATCACAGTCTTCAAAACTTCAAACGACTCAAACTCGGCAGCCATCATCAGCCCACAATTCCGGATCTCTTTAATGCGCGGGTGCACCAGCAGTTTTTTAAACAACCCGGCTTTGGCAGTAACACCGCTTAGTAGGTCATCCTGAAGTATAGTTTGCAAGGTAGCCAGCGAGGCCACACACGAAACCGGGTGCCCGCCGAAAGTAGTGAGGTGCCCAAGTATTGGGTTCTCTTTAAAGACAGACATGATTTCCTGAGGTGCAATAAAGGCACCTATTGGCATGCCTCCGCCCATTCCTTTGGCACAAAGTAAAATATCCGGCTCTATACCAAATTGCTCAAAAGCCCAGAATGTGCCGGTACGGCCAAAGCCGCATTGTATCTCATCAAGTATAAGCAGTGCACCTACCTCAGTGCAGCGGGCACGCAGGTGTTGCAGATAATTGTCTTCAGGCACACGCAGGCCGGCTTCGCCTTGTATGGTCTCAACTATAACGGCTGCTGTTCGGGTGGTGATGTCCTGCAGGTCGGGCACGTTATTGTACCTAATGTGGCGTACATCGGGCAACAAAGGCCGGAATGCATTTTTGAAGTTCTCGCTGCCGTTTACAGACAGAGCTCCCTGGGTAGAGCCGTGGTAGGCATTGCGGCAGGAGATAAGTTCAGTACGGCCTGTGTAGCGCTTTGCAAGTTTCAATGCTCCTTCTACGGCTTCAGTTCCGGAGTTAAGCAGGTACACGTTGTTCAGGTGGGAGGGCAGGGTATTACAGATAGCTTCGGCCAGTTTTGCCTGCGGTGCTTGCACAAATTCGCCATACACCATCAGGTGCATATACTTATCTAATTGCTCGTGTATGGCTTTAACTACGCGCGGGTGGCGGTGGCCTACATTGCTTACTCCAATACCCGAGATCAGGTCCAGGTAACGGTCGCCGTTTGCTCCATACATATACACACCTTCGGCTTTCTCCACTTCAATCATCAGCGGGAAATCTGATGTCTGGGCCTGGTGCTTCAAAAATAACTGCCTCATTGAAATCATGGTGCAAAGGTAGGCAATTATAGCTGAACGGTGTAATGCTGTAAGTCTTGTAACATCCTCTCCCTAAATGTTATGGTAAGTCAGGTTAAACTATATCTACAAGTATAAGCTTCGGATGATTGATAATTTGTAGATGAAAAGCTGAGCTCCATAGTTAATTTTCATGGGTTAGTATACTATTAATACTATATTATGAAAAATTAATACTTGGCATAATTATAGCTACTGGAAGATTACATAATTTTGTCAGATTATTTAAGTTTTCTGAGCTATGAAACACCTGTTTACACTTCTTTTGCTGGCCTGCTGTGTTAGCATGTCTGTTGCCCAAACCCGCTATACCATAAGT of Pontibacter deserti contains these proteins:
- a CDS encoding amidohydrolase family protein, which gives rise to MKKILTIAACLALGAGSAMAQETFPRNGVYDERPGLVALTNATIHTDYKTTLNNATLIIRNGKVEAVGTNVKVPAGAVVVDAKGKHIYPGFVDMFTSYGLPEVKRAQRNWGSAPQMESTKLGAYNWNQAIRPETNAVELFKADRKQAEELRKQGFGTVLAVHRDGIARGTASLVTLADKRENEVIVLDKAAGSLSFDKGSSPQDYPSSLMGSVALLRQTYLDAQWNAQNPGREQNISLKAFTDANRFPQIFEVEDKLSILRADKVGDEFKTQYIIKTNGDEYQMLKEVKATNAPLIVSVNYPDAYNVEDPYDARRVPLEAMKHWEMAPANAGILEKAGITFAFTASDLRDKKDFLPNVRKAVKYGLSEEEALKALTATPAKLLKAENLVGSLDKGKLANFIITSDNLFANDNIILENWVQGDRYKITEVPSDYRGVYTLKIGDNTTKKLKIAGTPDKPELSVIGQDTVKGKISFSGNLVTLSFTDSKKSNETIRLSGWLSDKNLQGEGQLPDASTVKWSATFSEAMTQQDKKETARKAEKVEVGQMIYPFRAYGQAELPKQETILIKNATVWTNEKEGKLENADVLIKNGKIAKVGKNLSESGAKVIDGTGKHVTPGIIDEHSHIALNGVNEGTQAVTSEVRMQDVVNSDDINIYRQLAGGVTTSQLLHGSANPVGGQSAIIKLRWGKSPQDLLVENADGFIKFALGENVKQSNRNNASERFPQSRMGVEQVYVDAFTRAKEYEQAWKNYNKLSKRQQSKTAAPRRDLELDALVEILNGKRFITCHSYVQSEINMMLKVADQMGFKINTFTHILEGYKVADKMQQHGAGGSTFSDWWAYKMEVKDAIPQNAGIMNQLGVVTAINSDDAEMARRLNQEAAKSVKYTGMSEEEALKMVTLNPAKLLHLDNRMGSLKSGKDADVVLWNNHPLSIYARPEKTFVDGVAYFDAERDAQLQQDIEKERMRLIQKMLTAKAGGAKTQAPTIKKASVMHCEDVEHSEEESYIAY
- a CDS encoding amidohydrolase family protein, producing the protein MKINKRYISAFAALMLSTAAFAQVPAPAAKQSKPILLKGATLHVGNGTVVENAAVGFDNGKIIYAGPQSGANLSGYEVVDVTGQHIYPGLIHTNSSLGLNEIESVRATIDWREVGDFNPNVRSVVAYNTDSDIIPTVRANGVLMTQLAPIGGTIAGSSSVMQLDAWNWEDAVVKADEGIHLNWPAMLIPTGNKEQDDRLNRMKDGREVTLRELGQLLSDAAVFKAGKNDNENLKLSAMAGLFDGSKKLYIHTNYGKEIIESVNFVKQHGVKNIVIVGAGDALAVADFLKANNIPVIYSGVHALPSRAEEDVYHPYKMPYLLHKAGIQFALDYDLSIHGIRNLPFIAGTAAAFGLDKEQALASVSLNAAKILGVDKQVGSVEVGKDATIVVSSGDLLDMRTNNVTHAFIQGRKLDLNDKQKYLYKKFDDKYKAQKKQAPAGATTSAGK
- a CDS encoding aspartate aminotransferase family protein, with the protein product MSMRQLFLKHQAQTSDFPLMIEVEKAEGVYMYGANGDRYLDLISGIGVSNVGHRHPRVVKAIHEQLDKYMHLMVYGEFVQAPQAKLAEAICNTLPSHLNNVYLLNSGTEAVEGALKLAKRYTGRTELISCRNAYHGSTQGALSVNGSENFKNAFRPLLPDVRHIRYNNVPDLQDITTRTAAVIVETIQGEAGLRVPEDNYLQHLRARCTEVGALLILDEIQCGFGRTGTFWAFEQFGIEPDILLCAKGMGGGMPIGAFIAPQEIMSVFKENPILGHLTTFGGHPVSCVASLATLQTILQDDLLSGVTAKAGLFKKLLVHPRIKEIRNCGLMMAAEFESFEVLKTVIDKAILNGVLTDWFLFCDNSMRIAPPLTITEAQIHEACEIILQSIDETVGR